In Cryptomeria japonica chromosome 10, Sugi_1.0, whole genome shotgun sequence, a genomic segment contains:
- the LOC131859555 gene encoding uncharacterized protein LOC131859555 yields the protein MLFFPNDSLSFFLLIFHKTLLIFFFHVKSAMASSTPRTTPRSGRQRDKAWKYGIAGSKKGEVTCTECTRWMTGGINRLKYHLAQIPGYGVEACPKSTPEIIREMKAILAENDMHKEERQKTREAIAAAMNPTLSTSGPIGHSRGRLSLSSFGDNEGEASGTPVRSDPNFFVPRNVPGAQPSLEGTGWNKEKHEQARIAASNFWFYNNLSFNAANNVYWESFVNACTVAGKGFKAPTGHDFSGPLLEKAVKNTEGVVDDQKRYWKRKGCSILSDGWTDGRNRTLLNFLVASNGAMVFIKSVDASNEIKNAETLCNLLDGVVREVGVENVVQIITDNAAAYVSAGRMLMQRHPSITWSPCAAHCLDLVLEDIGKIGWVKKVVEDAKSVTKFIYNHTWVLALMRKYTNGKDLVRPGVTRFASHFITL from the coding sequence atgctatttttcccaaatgattcattgtcattttttttgttgattttccataaaaccctgctgatttttttttttcatgttaaatcagcaatggcaagttcaactccaaggacaaccccaaggtcaggaagacaaagagataaagcttggaaatatgggattgcaggaagcaaaaagggggaggtcacttgcaccgaatgcacaagatggatgactggtggaatcaatagattaaaataccaccttgcacaaatacctggatatggtgtggaggcatgccccaaatcaactcctgaaattattagagagatgaaggccattcttgctgagaatgatatgcataaggaagaaaggcaaaaaacaagagaagccatagccgctgcaatgaatcccacattgtccacttcgggtcccattggtcaTAGTCGGGGTCGTctgtcactttcatcttttggtgacaatgagggtgaggctagtggcactcctgttagatcagaccctaatttttttgtaccacgcaatgttccaggtgcacaaccttcacttgaaggtacaggatggaataaagagaagcatgaacaagcacggatagcagcttcaaacttttggttttacaataatctatctttcaatgcagcaaacaatgtgtattgggaaagttttgttaatgcatgtacagtggcgggtaaggggtttaaggccccaacaggtcatgacttcagtgggccattgctagagaaagctgtgaaaaatacagaaggtgtggttgatgatcagaaaaggtattggaagagaaaaggatgcagcattttatctgatggatggacagatggacggaataggactcttctcaacttcttggtggcttcaaatggtgcaatggtattcataaagtctgttgatgcctcaaatgaaataaaaaatgcagagactttgtgtaatctgttggatggtgtggttcgggaagttggagttgagaatgttgtccaaattatcacagacaacgcagctgcatatgtatctgcaggtagaatgcttatgcagaggcatccttcgattacatggagtccttgtgctgcacattgcttggacttggtgctagaggacattgggaagattggatgggtgaagaaggtggttgaagatgcaaaaagtgtcaccaaattcatctacaaccatacttgggtgcttgctttgatgagaaaatacacaaatggcaaggaccttgtgcgacctggagtgacacgatttgctagccacttcatcactttgtag
- the LOC131859556 gene encoding uncharacterized protein LOC131859556, which produces MAGVITCIDKMTPDPELRDKVLDELEIYKSAEGRLFSSQLAIDRRGKQQPDLWWENYGAGTPNLQKIAIRVLSQPCSASGCERNWSVFESIHTKKRNRLSQKRLNDLVFVRYNLRLRVRQVEGVSHEAIDLDEIDPYGDWTMNEQNDGDDVLLTEEEIAEIERGAAQDAEGARLDEDEDEDEDDDEDYDFEEESSHHLDTTTPTATTSSSRPEKLSYIRKNTKRKM; this is translated from the exons atggcaggtgttattacatgcattgataagatgacacctgatcctgagttgagagacaaggttcttgatgagttggag atctacaaaagtgcagaggggagactcttctcatcacaactagcaattgataggagaggaaaacaacaaccag atttatggtgggagaattatggtgccggcacgcctaatcttcaaaagatagctatccgtgttttgtctcagccatgcagtgcttctgggtgtgaacgaaattggagtgtctttgaaagcattcacacaaagaagagaaatagattgtcacaaaagcggctcaatgatctagtatttgttcggtacaaccttcgccttcgagttagacaggtggagggtgtttcacatgaggccattgacttggatgaaattgatccatatggtgattggaccatgaatgaacaaaatgatggtgatgatgtcctccttaccgaagaagaaattgcagaaatagagagaggagcagcacaagatgcagaaggagcaagattggatgaagatgaggacgaagatgaggatgatgatgaggactatgactttgaagaagaatcatctcaccatttagataccacaacacccactgctactacttctagctcaaggcctgaaaaattgagctatattaggaaaaatacaaagaggaagatgtag